A single Epinephelus lanceolatus isolate andai-2023 chromosome 22, ASM4190304v1, whole genome shotgun sequence DNA region contains:
- the cckar gene encoding cholecystokinin receptor type A yields METFTIHDMLINSTDLNKILCNFGIKNISECEQEPSPEPKDINQTVRIVLYSLIFLLSVVGNSLIIAVLVRNRRMRTVTNLFLLSLAISDLMVSLVCIPFTLIPNLMRDFIFGTGMCKLVMYFMGVSVSVSTFNLVAISLERYSAICKPLTSRAWQTKSHAAKVITATWVMSFILMLPYPISSTLKPFTRHNNSTGHMCRTAWPNDIILQAWYVSLLLLLFLIPGIIMMTAYGLICLELYRGITFEMSSRKSDRERQSSTGSIKPSDSDGCYLQPSKKKSFSLSTGNPSTKSMMGRVCGTNSSSNLMAKKRVIRMLLVIVFLFFVCWTPIFVVNAWQAFDQRSAYRLTGAPISFIHLLSYTSACVNPIIYCFMNKRFRQGMLATFTCCSCLRRDGGASSGLGRSTGSRMTRGEMGRTRAGPKTNEQNGHTPPNGASTRFTYTGIRASAWSELT; encoded by the exons ATGGAGACGTTTACAATACACGACATGCTCATAAATTCAACTGACCTCAACAAGATTTTATGTAATTTTGGGATCAAGAACATTTCGGAGTGCGAGCAGGAGCCTTCGCCCGAACCTAAAG ACATCAACCAGACAGTGCGGATCGTCCTCTACagcctcatcttcctcctcagtGTCGTGGGTAACAGCCTCATCATCGCCGTCCTGGTGAGGAACAGGCGCATGAGGACCGTCACCAACCTCTTCCTGCTGTCTCTGGCCATCAGCGACCTGATGGTCTCCCTGGTCTGCATCCCCTTCACCCTCATCCCCAACCTCATGAGGGACTTCATCTTCGGCACCGGCATGTGCAAGCTGGTCATGTACTTCATGG GTGTCTCAGTGAGTGTTTCCACGTTCAACTTGGTGGCCATCTCCCTGGAGCGCTACAGCGCCATTTGTAAACCGCTGACCTCCAGGGCGTGGCAGACGAAATCCCACGCCGCCAAGGTCATCACTGCCACCTGGGTCATGTCCTTCATCCTGATGCTACCCTACCCAATTTCTAGCACCCTCAAGCCCTTCACTCGCCACAACAACAGCACCGGGCACATGTGCCGCACGGCGTGGCCCAACGACATCATCCTGCAGGCCTG GTATGTGtccctgttgttgctgctgttccTCATCCCCGGGATCATCATGATGACAGCCTATGGACTCATCTGCCTGGAGCTGTACCGGGGAATCACGTTTGAGATGTCCAGCAGGAAATCTGACAGAG AAAGACAGTCCAGCACTGGCAGCATCAAGCCCAGCGACAGTGACGGCTGTTACCTGCAGCCGTCTAAAAAGAAGAGCTTCTCACTGAGCACAGGAAACCCCAGCACCAAGTCCATGATGGGCCGTGTGTGCGGCACCAACTCTTCATCCAACCTGATGGCCAAGAAGCGCGTGATCCGCATGCTCCTGGTCattgtcttcctcttcttcGTGTGCTGGACTCCCATCTTTGTGGTCAACGCGTGGCAGGCTTTCGACCAGCGCTCGGCCTACCGCCTCACCGGCGCGCCCATCTCCTTCATCCACCTGCTGTCCTACACCTCAGCCTGCGTCAATCCCATCATTTACTGCTTCATGAACAAGCGCTTCCGCCAGGGCATGCTGGCCAccttcacctgctgcagctgcttgaGGAGGGACGGCGGAGCGAGCAGTGGCTTGGGGAGGTCAACTGGAAGCAGGATGACTAGAGGGGAAATGGGCAGAACGAGAGCGGGGCCAAAGACCAATGAGCAGAATGGTCATACCCCGCCAAATGGAGCCAGCACACGCTTCACCTACACCGGCATCCGTGCATCAGCCTGGAGTGAGCTGACTTAA